A window of the Butyricimonas virosa genome harbors these coding sequences:
- a CDS encoding ATP-binding protein, whose product MDKLEFSIASEIGNIVKVENFIDYFSDVYNVEPDVFGKISLCVIEAVNNAILYGNKLDSSKHVKFSVYEEEKRLFVAVKDEGEGFDYSYIPDPTLPDNIEKDAGRGLYLMKTLSDDLIFEDGGSKVTMVFNL is encoded by the coding sequence ATGGACAAATTAGAGTTTTCGATTGCCTCTGAAATTGGTAATATCGTTAAAGTTGAGAACTTTATCGATTATTTCTCGGATGTTTATAATGTCGAACCGGATGTGTTCGGCAAGATAAGTTTGTGTGTTATTGAAGCTGTTAATAATGCAATTCTTTATGGAAATAAACTGGATTCTTCAAAGCATGTTAAGTTTTCGGTTTACGAAGAAGAAAAGCGTTTATTCGTGGCCGTGAAAGACGAGGGTGAAGGTTTTGATTATTCTTATATCCCGGACCCTACTTTACCGGATAATATAGAAAAAGATGCAGGACGTGGTCTTTACCTGATGAAAACGCTTTCTGATGATTTGATTTTTGAAGACGGTGGATCAAAGGTGACCATGGTTTTCAATTTATAA
- the ybeY gene encoding rRNA maturation RNase YbeY, producing MSGLLFFSEECDIPSFFNEERVKQWLQAVADDYSFQLGTISFIFCNDDYILDVNRKYLNHDYYTDVITFDYSERKILSGDVFISLDTVQSNALEFNTTYEDELHRVLVHSVLHLIGFKDKSDADAKEMRQNENHCLELLKTI from the coding sequence ATGAGCGGACTTCTTTTTTTTAGTGAGGAATGTGATATTCCTTCTTTTTTTAATGAAGAGAGAGTGAAACAATGGCTACAAGCTGTTGCTGATGATTATTCGTTTCAATTAGGAACGATCTCTTTTATTTTTTGTAATGATGATTATATCTTGGATGTAAACAGGAAATATTTGAATCATGATTATTACACCGACGTTATTACTTTTGACTACTCCGAGAGAAAAATATTGTCAGGTGATGTTTTTATCAGTCTTGATACAGTTCAATCCAATGCTTTAGAATTCAATACAACTTATGAAGATGAATTACATAGGGTACTTGTACACTCTGTACTTCATTTGATAGGTTTTAAAGATAAATCAGATGCTGACGCGAAAGAGATGCGTCAAAATGAAAATCATTGCTTAGAATTGCTTAAAACGATATAA
- the mnmG gene encoding tRNA uridine-5-carboxymethylaminomethyl(34) synthesis enzyme MnmG — protein sequence MSQLLPVYDVIVVGAGHAGCEAACAAANLGSKTLLITLDMNKIAQMSCNPAMGGIAKGQIVREIDALGGGSGIVTDKSTIQFRMLNLSKGPAMWSPRAQCDRMIFSAEWRDRVEHTDNLDLWQDDVIELLLDKDRVTGVKTRLGISFSSRCVILTNGTFLNGLMHIGRVSFPGGRISEPATYGLSDQLKEYGFAVGRMKTGTPVRIDGRSIDFSKLTRQDGDNDFHKFSFLSFAYTNSLEKRPCYIAYTNKVVHDILREGFDDSPLFNGTIKSIGPRYCPSIETKLDTFSDRDSHHLFLEPEGEKTTEYYLNGFSSSLPWDIQLRALRNVEGFENVKIFRPGYAIEYDFFQPTQLYPTLETKLIKGLYFAGQINGTTGYEEAAAQGLMAGINAHLSLHENRDFVLNRDQAYIGVLIDDLVTKGVDEPYRMFTSRAEYRILLRQDDADARLTRLGYSLGLVKEDRFAVFEDKILKRDRLIDFVTNFSISPDEINPTLEVLGSSPIRQKIKLIDIISRPQVTIPKIVGSIPSLKEFIFDNNLREEIIEAAEVLIKYSGYIEREKLIADKLNRLENLVIANKFNYMEITSLSYEARQKLTKINPKTIGQASRITGVSPSDINVLLILLGR from the coding sequence ATGTCACAATTACTGCCCGTGTATGATGTTATTGTAGTAGGGGCCGGACACGCTGGTTGTGAGGCAGCTTGTGCTGCAGCTAATTTAGGATCGAAGACGCTACTTATTACATTGGATATGAATAAGATAGCGCAAATGTCTTGTAATCCGGCTATGGGTGGTATTGCTAAAGGTCAGATTGTTAGAGAGATAGATGCTTTAGGTGGTGGATCTGGCATTGTAACAGATAAAAGTACAATCCAATTCCGTATGCTGAACCTATCTAAAGGACCTGCTATGTGGAGTCCGAGGGCTCAATGTGATCGAATGATTTTTTCTGCTGAATGGAGAGATAGGGTAGAGCATACCGATAATCTGGATTTGTGGCAGGATGATGTGATAGAACTTCTTTTGGATAAAGATCGAGTTACTGGGGTCAAAACTAGATTAGGGATTTCTTTTAGCTCCCGTTGTGTGATTTTGACTAATGGTACCTTTTTAAACGGTCTAATGCATATCGGACGAGTTAGCTTTCCCGGTGGTCGAATTTCAGAACCGGCTACTTATGGTTTATCCGATCAGTTGAAAGAATATGGTTTTGCAGTCGGGCGGATGAAAACGGGTACTCCGGTTCGTATAGATGGTCGAAGTATTGATTTTTCTAAATTAACCCGTCAGGATGGAGATAATGATTTTCATAAATTCTCTTTTCTGAGTTTCGCCTATACGAATTCACTTGAGAAGAGACCCTGTTATATCGCCTATACGAATAAAGTCGTACATGATATTTTGCGGGAAGGATTTGATGATAGTCCTTTATTTAATGGTACGATAAAAAGTATAGGTCCTCGTTATTGTCCGAGTATAGAAACTAAATTAGATACTTTTTCAGATCGAGATAGTCATCATTTGTTTTTGGAACCAGAAGGAGAGAAGACGACCGAATATTATCTGAATGGATTTTCTTCTTCTTTACCTTGGGATATTCAATTGCGTGCATTGAGAAATGTGGAGGGTTTTGAGAATGTAAAAATTTTTAGACCGGGTTATGCTATCGAGTATGATTTTTTCCAACCTACTCAATTGTATCCGACTTTAGAAACAAAATTAATCAAGGGACTTTATTTTGCCGGACAAATAAACGGGACTACCGGATACGAGGAGGCAGCGGCTCAAGGATTGATGGCCGGAATAAATGCCCATCTTTCACTTCATGAAAATAGAGATTTCGTACTGAATCGAGATCAGGCTTATATTGGAGTACTGATTGATGATTTAGTTACAAAAGGGGTAGATGAACCTTACCGTATGTTTACTTCTCGTGCGGAGTATAGAATTTTATTGAGACAGGATGATGCGGATGCCCGCTTGACTCGTTTAGGATATTCTCTAGGTCTTGTGAAAGAAGATCGTTTTGCCGTGTTTGAAGATAAAATTTTGAAACGTGATAGATTGATAGATTTTGTTACTAATTTTAGTATTTCACCTGATGAAATTAATCCGACTTTAGAAGTTTTGGGATCTTCACCTATTCGGCAGAAAATAAAATTGATTGATATTATTTCGAGACCGCAGGTAACTATTCCTAAAATTGTAGGTTCAATTCCTTCTTTGAAAGAATTTATTTTTGACAATAATTTGCGAGAAGAAATCATAGAGGCTGCCGAAGTTTTAATTAAATATTCGGGATATATCGAGAGAGAAAAATTAATAGCTGATAAATTGAATCGGTTAGAAAATTTAGTTATTGCGAATAAATTTAATTATATGGAGATAACTTCTCTTTCTTATGAAGCTCGTCAAAAATTGACAAAGATTAATCCGAAAACTATTGGACAGGCATCACGTATTACAGGAGTATCACCTTCTGACATCAATGTTTTATTGATTTTATTGGGAAGATAA
- the ade gene encoding adenine deaminase, whose amino-acid sequence MEIIEGNLIDIENREFYPCAISIFEGKIMNIERNSNSYDQYISPGFIDAHVHVESSMLMPVEFSKLVIPNGTVGVIADPHEIANVLGVEGVELMVNNGEKTPLKFFWGIPSCVPATPFDKPGSILSIKDTDKLAKTGKFTMLSEVMNIPGVINNDPDVIGKIEIAKKYRLKIDGHAPELVGDPLSLYIAHGIETDHESSTIEEAEEKISKGMHIMIREGSAAKNYNALKSLIATRTDSVMFCTDDSHADDLLNEGHINKIVKKALADGFGIFDILQIACLNPVRFYNLNIGTLHIGDNADFIIFDDIESLNIRSTYIRGEVVYGENSSKNNPVCDVPLLNKFHHDEISLSDLHTNVFGDVTCIQVKSDSLLTDRKIFHFDEKIEGFQSDLDKDVLKIVYLNRYFNSKPQIGFISGVGLKRGAFASSISHDSHNIIAVGCTDQDLMLAINELIKEKGGLVVNEESKLHSLSLPIGGIISDKSGREVADRYMKLNEILSKMGTPLKSPFMTLSFMALIVIPTLKIGEKGIFDFEKFDFVK is encoded by the coding sequence ATGGAAATCATTGAAGGGAATTTAATTGATATAGAAAACAGGGAATTTTATCCTTGCGCTATATCTATATTTGAAGGAAAGATCATGAATATAGAAAGGAATTCTAATTCGTATGATCAATATATTTCGCCGGGATTTATAGATGCGCATGTCCATGTGGAAAGTTCCATGTTAATGCCTGTCGAGTTTTCTAAATTAGTAATTCCGAATGGAACAGTGGGTGTAATTGCCGATCCGCATGAAATTGCCAATGTTTTAGGGGTAGAAGGGGTGGAATTGATGGTAAATAATGGAGAAAAGACACCTTTAAAATTCTTTTGGGGTATTCCTTCATGTGTTCCTGCAACTCCATTCGACAAACCGGGATCCATTTTATCCATAAAAGACACGGATAAATTAGCAAAAACCGGAAAGTTTACAATGCTTTCTGAAGTCATGAACATTCCTGGCGTTATAAATAATGATCCGGATGTCATTGGAAAAATAGAAATAGCTAAGAAATACCGATTAAAAATAGATGGTCATGCACCGGAACTCGTGGGTGATCCATTGAGTTTATATATTGCTCATGGTATAGAAACCGATCATGAATCTTCGACCATAGAAGAGGCAGAAGAAAAAATTTCGAAAGGAATGCATATCATGATCAGGGAGGGAAGTGCTGCTAAAAACTATAATGCATTAAAATCATTGATTGCTACACGTACGGATAGCGTTATGTTTTGCACGGATGATTCACATGCTGACGACTTATTAAATGAAGGTCATATTAATAAAATTGTCAAAAAAGCATTGGCTGATGGCTTTGGTATTTTTGATATTTTGCAGATTGCGTGTCTTAATCCGGTACGTTTTTATAATCTAAATATAGGAACTTTGCATATCGGAGATAATGCGGATTTCATTATTTTTGATGATATAGAATCTTTGAATATACGTTCCACTTATATTCGTGGGGAGGTAGTCTATGGTGAAAACAGTTCTAAAAATAATCCGGTTTGTGATGTACCTTTATTAAATAAGTTTCATCATGATGAAATAAGTTTATCTGATCTTCATACTAATGTTTTTGGAGATGTTACCTGTATTCAAGTAAAATCTGATAGTCTTTTGACAGACCGTAAAATCTTTCATTTCGATGAAAAGATAGAAGGTTTTCAATCGGATTTAGATAAAGATGTTTTGAAAATAGTTTATTTAAATCGTTACTTTAACTCTAAACCGCAGATCGGTTTTATTTCGGGCGTCGGTTTAAAACGAGGAGCTTTTGCTTCTTCTATATCACATGACTCACATAATATTATTGCAGTGGGTTGTACCGATCAAGATTTAATGCTTGCAATAAATGAATTGATAAAAGAAAAAGGTGGTTTAGTAGTGAATGAAGAGAGCAAATTACACTCTTTATCTCTTCCTATTGGTGGTATTATAAGTGATAAAAGTGGGAGAGAAGTGGCAGATCGCTATATGAAATTGAATGAAATACTTTCAAAAATGGGAACACCTTTAAAATCTCCTTTCATGACACTTTCATTTATGGCATTAATTGTAATACCTACTTTAAAGATAGGAGAAAAAGGAATCTTTGATTTTGAGAAGTTTGATTTTGTGAAATAG
- the uvrC gene encoding excinuclease ABC subunit UvrC: MAEDEFGLKEKVSKLPTTPGVYQFFDANGVIIYIGKAKNLKNRVSSYFVKTNQTSKTMVLVRKIRDLKYIVVNTEEDALLLENNLIKKYKPHYNILLKDDKTYPWICITKEAFPRVFTTRKFIRNGSEYFGPYTSAKYANTLISLIKSLYKLRTCNLSLNKSAVYSGKYKVCLEYHIGNCMGPCVGYVQEEEYMEYIAQIQNILKGNISSVIDFMTRKMKEYTVSLQFEKAQEMKEAIEALKTHQTKSTIVSTSINDIDVFSYLEDEKYAYVNYLRIVHGAVNQVHTIELEKKLDESKESLLSFAIFEIRQLVNSRSREVLVPFYPDVLMEGINYAIPQRGEKKQLLELSERNVKFFKMDRERQRGLRRQDSKLDLLNTIKNDLKLPRLPHRMECFDNSNIQGTNPVASCVVFIDGKPAKREYRRFHVKTVIGANDFASMEEILYRRYHRVLEEGGELPDLIVVDGGKGQLSSAVATLRKLDLLERVPIIGLAKQMEEIYYPGDKDPYLLAKTSVALKTLMHIRDEAHRFGITFHRKLREKKQTISVLSEIKGIGEKTEVSLLQYFKSVNAIKEASREELAKAIGPAKGNIVYDYFHSAVS; the protein is encoded by the coding sequence ATGGCAGAAGATGAATTTGGATTGAAAGAGAAAGTCAGTAAATTACCTACGACTCCGGGAGTGTATCAATTTTTTGATGCAAATGGAGTAATTATATATATAGGTAAGGCTAAGAATCTGAAAAACAGAGTTTCATCTTATTTTGTGAAGACAAATCAGACCTCTAAAACAATGGTTTTGGTCCGTAAAATACGGGATTTGAAGTACATTGTGGTTAATACAGAGGAAGATGCGCTATTACTAGAGAATAATTTGATCAAAAAATACAAACCCCACTATAATATTCTGTTGAAAGATGATAAAACGTACCCTTGGATTTGTATTACAAAAGAGGCTTTTCCACGAGTTTTTACCACTCGGAAATTTATCCGGAACGGTTCAGAGTATTTTGGGCCTTATACTTCGGCTAAATATGCTAACACCTTGATTTCCTTGATAAAATCACTGTATAAATTGAGAACTTGTAATTTATCTCTCAATAAATCAGCTGTTTATAGTGGAAAGTATAAAGTATGCCTGGAATATCACATCGGAAATTGTATGGGGCCTTGCGTTGGGTACGTGCAGGAAGAGGAATATATGGAATATATTGCACAGATCCAGAATATTTTGAAAGGAAATATTTCTTCCGTGATCGATTTTATGACTCGAAAAATGAAGGAATATACTGTTTCTCTTCAATTCGAAAAGGCACAGGAAATGAAGGAGGCCATAGAAGCATTAAAAACTCATCAAACAAAATCCACGATAGTAAGTACCTCAATAAACGATATAGATGTATTTTCTTACTTGGAAGATGAAAAATATGCCTATGTGAATTACTTGAGAATTGTTCATGGAGCTGTGAATCAAGTGCATACTATTGAATTAGAGAAAAAATTGGATGAATCGAAAGAGTCTTTACTTTCTTTTGCCATTTTTGAGATCCGCCAATTGGTAAATAGTCGCTCTAGGGAGGTTCTAGTACCTTTCTACCCGGATGTATTGATGGAAGGAATTAACTATGCTATCCCGCAAAGAGGGGAGAAAAAACAACTATTGGAGTTATCTGAACGGAACGTGAAATTCTTTAAAATGGATCGGGAGAGGCAGCGGGGATTACGGCGGCAGGATAGTAAATTAGATCTACTAAATACGATAAAAAATGATCTGAAATTACCTCGATTACCTCATCGGATGGAATGTTTCGATAACTCTAATATACAAGGAACCAATCCTGTAGCCTCTTGTGTCGTTTTTATTGACGGTAAACCGGCAAAGCGGGAATACAGACGTTTCCACGTGAAAACTGTTATTGGGGCAAATGATTTCGCTTCGATGGAAGAGATATTGTACCGTCGCTATCACCGGGTACTTGAAGAGGGTGGGGAGTTGCCTGATTTGATTGTGGTAGATGGTGGAAAGGGGCAATTAAGTTCAGCCGTGGCCACATTACGTAAATTGGATTTGTTGGAAAGAGTACCTATCATTGGTTTGGCCAAGCAAATGGAAGAAATATATTATCCCGGAGATAAAGATCCTTATTTGTTAGCGAAAACTTCCGTGGCTTTAAAGACATTAATGCATATCCGGGACGAGGCTCACCGTTTTGGTATCACTTTTCATCGTAAATTACGAGAGAAAAAACAGACAATCAGTGTATTAAGTGAAATTAAAGGTATAGGTGAGAAAACAGAAGTATCTTTATTACAATATTTTAAATCTGTAAATGCTATAAAAGAGGCATCTCGTGAAGAGTTAGCAAAAGCCATAGGTCCGGCTAAAGGAAATATCGTGTATGATTATTTTCATTCTGCTGTTTCTTAA
- a CDS encoding TlpA family protein disulfide reductase has product MDIWATWCGPCVEEIPNMEKLYQHYKDDPRILLVSVSVDSKKNLWEKKLDEDKPQWPQYIVDGALKDKLYNEYIITGIPRFMMFDSEGRIITINAMRPSNGKLIPFIEEQLSKPKEIKGPGGMKMIKLK; this is encoded by the coding sequence ATGGATATTTGGGCGACATGGTGTGGGCCGTGTGTGGAAGAAATTCCTAATATGGAAAAATTGTACCAACATTATAAAGATGATCCAAGAATTCTGTTAGTGAGCGTATCGGTGGATAGTAAAAAGAACCTTTGGGAGAAAAAATTAGATGAAGACAAACCTCAATGGCCGCAATATATAGTTGATGGAGCTTTAAAGGATAAATTGTACAATGAATACATAATAACCGGAATACCTCGTTTTATGATGTTTGATAGTGAGGGTAGAATTATCACAATCAATGCGATGAGACCTTCTAACGGTAAACTGATTCCGTTTATAGAAGAACAGTTGTCCAAACCGAAAGAGATAAAAGGTCCCGGTGGTATGAAAATGATTAAACTGAAGTAA
- a CDS encoding bifunctional 3-deoxy-7-phosphoheptulonate synthase/chorismate mutase type II: MTKPLEIQSYSEWNLFTRQERPLMIAGPCSAESEEQLFNTATQLKTNGIEVLRAGIWKPRTRPNCFEGVGVKGLPWLQNIQKELGMKISTEVANAHHVEAALKYGMDMVWIGARSTANPFAVQEIAESLKGVDIPVLVKNPVNPDIELWIGAFERLYLCGITKLGAIHRGFSSYNSTRYRNMPQWQIPIELKRRIKNLPLFCDPSHISGHREYIQEISQKAMDLGFDGLIIESHVNPDCALSDVFQQITPDQLNHILAHLIIREEHPNNSNSTLIIEELREKIDTLDNTIMEVLTNRMKIIEEIGTYKKQNNITILQPDRWEKILTRVLEEARKNNLSEELVERVFKAIHQASIDRQTDIMNE, translated from the coding sequence ATGACCAAGCCATTAGAAATACAATCCTATTCCGAATGGAATCTGTTTACCCGACAAGAGCGTCCGTTAATGATCGCAGGTCCTTGCAGTGCTGAGAGTGAAGAGCAACTTTTTAACACGGCAACTCAATTGAAAACCAATGGAATAGAAGTTTTACGAGCCGGGATATGGAAACCTAGGACCCGTCCGAATTGTTTTGAAGGAGTCGGAGTAAAAGGATTGCCTTGGTTACAAAATATCCAAAAGGAATTGGGAATGAAAATTTCCACGGAAGTCGCCAATGCCCATCACGTGGAGGCTGCACTGAAATACGGGATGGATATGGTGTGGATTGGTGCCCGTTCTACGGCAAACCCGTTTGCTGTTCAGGAAATTGCGGAATCATTAAAAGGAGTTGATATTCCGGTTCTCGTCAAGAATCCGGTAAATCCGGACATAGAACTATGGATTGGTGCTTTTGAACGTCTCTATTTATGCGGTATTACAAAATTAGGCGCTATTCATCGCGGTTTTTCATCCTACAATAGTACTCGCTATCGTAATATGCCTCAATGGCAAATACCAATTGAGTTAAAGCGACGCATTAAGAACTTACCGCTTTTCTGTGATCCCAGCCACATCAGCGGCCATCGGGAATATATTCAGGAAATATCCCAAAAAGCAATGGACCTGGGATTCGACGGATTAATCATCGAGTCTCACGTGAATCCGGATTGTGCATTAAGTGATGTTTTTCAACAAATTACACCTGATCAATTAAATCACATTCTAGCCCATCTGATAATCCGGGAAGAACATCCTAACAACTCAAATAGTACCCTAATCATCGAAGAACTCCGGGAAAAAATAGATACACTGGATAACACGATCATGGAAGTCCTTACCAACCGGATGAAAATTATTGAAGAGATCGGGACGTATAAAAAACAAAACAATATTACCATTCTCCAACCGGATCGCTGGGAAAAAATTCTAACCCGTGTTCTTGAAGAGGCCCGCAAGAATAATTTGAGTGAAGAACTCGTGGAGCGCGTGTTCAAAGCCATCCACCAAGCCTCTATCGATAGACAAACAGATATTATGAATGAATAA
- the polA gene encoding DNA polymerase I has protein sequence MTNEEKKLYLLDAYALIYRSYYAFINNPRITTTGINTSATFGFFNFLLELLELEKPTHLAVVFDPEGPTFRHEMYPPYKAQRPPMPEDLRKSVPYIKSIIEGLGIKSIVVSGFEADDVIGTLAKRGEKEGFQVYMITPDKDYAQLVSERVFMYKPGRAGNKSEVWGIPEVLDHFGIERVEQVIDILGLMGDTADNVPGCDGVGPKSAATLIYKYGSIEGVYQHIDELKGKQKERLLCCQDTVFLSKELVTINTEVPMEVNAEDLALGEIQDDVLKPIFNELELFSLAKRVFMIEHEENLVETIHPEEVDYREITTVAERDELLQKLREAPEYVLNVIFGDGTIYNSYPDYLCFSTAVNTACYLRLPSAKDKAEDVIRLFKPILEDQNKVLISNDVKDDIIWLRRAGVEILNKIFDVKIAHYVLQPDSSHELERVALEMLNYRLIKGDNTENPQLSLFPDEGAKKDKDFAERTDILFRLKGKLEEALQEVGLYKLYEEIEMPLVSVLADMEYEGVSIDKVALDELSEDLKIRIAETEKIIYEMAGKEFNISSPKQLGEILFDQMNIDSGNKKTKTGQHSTSEQVLSKLEDAHPIVGHILNYRGLKKLLTTYAEALPTYIDPATGKIHTHFNQAEAATGRLSSLNPNLQNIPIRTAEGRNIRKAFITGDPDYEFFSADYSQVELRLMAHLSGTPELINAFLKGEDVHAATASKIYHVPLEEVTPEMRRRAKTANFGIIYGISAWGLAERLKISRKEGKELIEGYFALYPGVKRYMEESVEKARKKGYVETIMGRRRYLRDINSRNAVVRGVAERNAVNAPIQGSAADIIKKAMICIHQKLKERGLRSKMILQVHDELNFKCHHEEIEELKNLVVDCMEHVVSLAVPLTVGTGYGKSWYEAH, from the coding sequence ATGACTAACGAGGAGAAAAAATTATACTTGCTGGATGCTTACGCGTTGATTTACCGTTCGTATTACGCGTTTATCAATAATCCCCGGATTACGACGACGGGAATAAATACATCGGCCACTTTCGGTTTTTTTAATTTTTTACTGGAATTGCTTGAATTGGAAAAACCTACTCATCTGGCAGTAGTTTTTGACCCGGAAGGTCCTACTTTCCGTCATGAAATGTACCCGCCCTACAAGGCCCAGCGTCCCCCGATGCCGGAGGACCTGAGAAAGTCGGTGCCTTATATTAAAAGTATTATTGAAGGATTAGGTATTAAATCAATTGTTGTCAGCGGGTTTGAGGCGGACGACGTGATCGGTACGCTGGCCAAACGGGGAGAGAAAGAAGGGTTTCAGGTATATATGATCACGCCGGATAAAGATTACGCCCAGTTGGTTAGCGAACGAGTGTTCATGTATAAACCGGGACGTGCCGGAAATAAGTCTGAAGTGTGGGGTATTCCGGAAGTATTGGATCATTTCGGGATCGAGCGGGTGGAACAGGTAATCGATATTCTTGGTTTGATGGGTGATACGGCGGATAACGTACCGGGATGTGATGGTGTCGGACCGAAAAGTGCTGCCACATTGATTTATAAATATGGAAGTATAGAAGGGGTATATCAACATATAGATGAACTGAAAGGTAAGCAAAAAGAGCGCTTGTTGTGTTGCCAAGATACAGTCTTTTTATCAAAGGAATTGGTGACAATCAACACAGAAGTACCCATGGAAGTAAATGCTGAAGATTTAGCATTGGGCGAGATTCAAGACGATGTGTTAAAGCCGATCTTCAATGAATTGGAGCTTTTCTCTCTGGCAAAGAGAGTGTTCATGATAGAACATGAGGAAAATTTGGTAGAGACCATTCACCCGGAAGAAGTCGATTACCGGGAAATCACTACCGTGGCGGAACGGGATGAATTACTTCAGAAGTTGAGAGAGGCTCCTGAATACGTGCTGAACGTGATCTTTGGAGATGGCACGATTTACAACTCTTATCCGGACTATCTCTGTTTCTCAACAGCCGTTAATACTGCTTGTTACCTGCGATTACCTTCAGCGAAAGATAAGGCCGAGGACGTGATTCGTTTATTTAAACCTATTCTTGAAGATCAGAACAAAGTTTTGATCTCGAATGACGTGAAGGACGATATTATTTGGTTAAGGAGAGCCGGGGTAGAGATTCTAAATAAAATATTTGATGTCAAGATTGCACACTACGTTCTACAACCGGACAGTTCTCACGAACTGGAACGTGTTGCTTTGGAAATGCTGAATTATCGCTTGATAAAAGGAGATAATACCGAGAATCCTCAATTATCCCTATTTCCTGATGAAGGAGCCAAGAAAGACAAGGATTTTGCGGAACGTACGGATATATTATTCCGCTTGAAAGGAAAGTTGGAAGAGGCTTTACAGGAAGTCGGGCTTTATAAGTTGTATGAAGAAATTGAAATGCCCTTGGTATCTGTTTTGGCCGATATGGAGTACGAGGGTGTGTCTATCGATAAGGTGGCATTAGATGAGCTATCCGAGGATTTGAAAATAAGAATCGCTGAGACAGAGAAAATTATATATGAAATGGCCGGTAAAGAATTCAATATTAGTTCTCCCAAGCAGTTGGGCGAGATATTATTCGACCAGATGAATATTGATTCCGGCAACAAGAAAACCAAAACAGGCCAACACAGTACATCCGAACAGGTATTATCAAAATTGGAAGATGCACATCCAATTGTAGGACATATACTTAATTACCGGGGATTAAAGAAATTATTGACCACGTATGCGGAGGCTTTACCCACGTATATTGATCCGGCAACCGGAAAGATTCACACGCATTTTAACCAAGCGGAGGCGGCAACCGGAAGATTGAGTAGCTTGAATCCGAACTTGCAAAATATACCTATCCGGACAGCCGAAGGTCGGAACATTCGGAAAGCTTTTATCACGGGTGATCCGGATTACGAGTTCTTCTCAGCCGACTATTCGCAGGTAGAGTTGAGGTTGATGGCACATTTGAGCGGTACGCCGGAGTTGATCAATGCTTTCCTGAAAGGGGAAGACGTCCATGCAGCAACGGCATCTAAAATTTATCATGTGCCTTTAGAAGAGGTGACCCCGGAGATGAGACGACGGGCGAAAACGGCTAATTTCGGGATTATTTACGGTATTTCGGCTTGGGGATTGGCGGAACGGCTGAAAATTTCCCGGAAAGAGGGTAAGGAACTGATTGAAGGTTATTTTGCCCTTTATCCCGGAGTTAAACGTTACATGGAAGAATCCGTGGAGAAAGCCCGGAAAAAAGGGTACGTGGAGACGATCATGGGCCGCCGTCGTTATTTGAGAGATATAAATTCCCGGAATGCGGTTGTACGGGGTGTTGCCGAGCGAAACGCGGTGAACGCTCCTATCCAAGGATCAGCAGCCGATATTATTAAGAAAGCGATGATATGTATTCATCAGAAATTAAAAGAACGGGGGTTGCGTTCCAAGATGATTTTGCAGGTGCATGACGAGTTGAACTTTAAATGTCATCACGAGGAAATCGAGGAATTGAAGAATCTCGTGGTGGATTGTATGGAGCACGTCGTGAGTCTGGCAGTACCTTTGACTGTGGGCACGGGCTACGGGAAAAGCTGGTACGAGGCACATTAA